In the genome of Panthera uncia isolate 11264 chromosome B3 unlocalized genomic scaffold, Puncia_PCG_1.0 HiC_scaffold_1, whole genome shotgun sequence, one region contains:
- the FBXL22 gene encoding F-box and leucine-rich protein 22 yields the protein MHLTQLNRECLLHLFSFLDKDSRKNLARTCPQLQDVFEDPTLWPLLHFHSLVELKKDNFLLSPALRSLSICWYSSRVQVCSIEDWLKSAFQRTICSRHESLVNDFLFQVCDRCPNLESVTLSGCGHVTDDCLVRLLRCCQHLRALRLENCARVTNRTLAAVATHGRALQTLHVDFCRNVSAAGLRRLSAACPRLALRAEHSATMIPDQLPRAPGTALRKLLPR from the exons ATGCATCTCACCCAGCTCAACCGGGAGTGCCTGCTGCacctcttctccttcctggaCAAGGACAGCAGGAAGAACCTTGCCAGGACCTGCCCCCAGCTCCAGGACGTGTTTGAGGACCCCACACTCTGGCCCCTGCTGCACTTTCACTCCCTGGTAGAACTCAAGAAGGACAACTTCCTGCTGAGCCCAGCCCTCAGGAGCCTCTCCATCTGCTGGTACTCTAGTCGCGTGCAGGTGTGCAGTATTGAGGACTGGCTCAAGAGCGCCTTCCAGAGGACCATCTGCAGCCGGCATGAGAGTCTGGTCAATGATTTCCTCTTCCAGGTGTGCGACAG GTGCCCCAACCTCGAGTCCGTCACGCTTTCAGGATGCGGCCATGTCACCGACGACTGCCTCGTGCGCCTACTGCGCTGCTGCCAGCACTTGCGTGCGCTGCGCCTGGAGAACTGCGCGCGCGTCACCAACCGCACGCTTGCTGCTGTGGCGACGCACGGGCGCGCGCTGCAGACCCTGCACGTGGACTTTTGCCGCAACGTGAGCGCGGCCGGCCTGCGCCGCCTGAGCGCCGCGTGCCCGCGCCTGGCGCTGCGAGCCGAGCACAGCGCGACGATGATCCCCGACCAGCTCCCCAGGGCGCCCGGCACTGCCCTTCGTAAGCTACTGCCGCGCTAG